From a region of the Palaeococcus ferrophilus DSM 13482 genome:
- the hypE gene encoding hydrogenase expression/formation protein HypE, whose translation MRIKLEHGAGGEIMEEFLRDVVLKAITLNSAGGIGLEALDDGATIPFGDRHLVFTIDGHTVKPLFFPGGDIGRLAVSGTVNDLAVMGAKPLALANSMIIGEGFEGEDLKRILRSMDETAREVPVPIVTGDTKVVEDSIGMFIITAGIGIAEHPISDAGARVGDVVLVSGTIGDHGIALMSHREGIAFETELESDVAPIWEVVEGVAKAIGWENIHAMKDPTRGGLSNALNEMAGKANVGILIRESDVPIRPEVRAASDMLGISPFDVANEGKVVMVVSREHAEDALKAMRGTERGKNAAIIGEVIEKYPGRVLVETGIGGKRFLEPPVGDPVPRVC comes from the coding sequence GTGAGGATAAAACTTGAGCACGGAGCCGGTGGAGAAATAATGGAGGAATTTCTGAGGGACGTTGTTCTGAAGGCCATAACGCTCAACTCCGCGGGAGGAATAGGTTTGGAGGCCCTTGACGACGGGGCCACGATACCCTTTGGCGACAGGCACCTCGTCTTCACGATAGACGGTCACACCGTTAAGCCCCTCTTCTTCCCCGGCGGCGATATAGGTCGCCTGGCGGTCAGCGGGACCGTCAACGACCTCGCGGTGATGGGGGCGAAACCCCTCGCCCTCGCGAACTCAATGATAATCGGCGAGGGCTTCGAAGGGGAAGACCTGAAGAGAATCCTCCGCTCGATGGACGAGACGGCCAGGGAAGTCCCCGTCCCAATCGTCACCGGCGACACGAAGGTTGTGGAGGATTCCATAGGTATGTTCATCATCACCGCAGGGATTGGAATCGCGGAACACCCGATAAGCGACGCGGGGGCGAGGGTTGGAGATGTCGTCCTCGTGAGCGGCACCATCGGTGACCATGGAATAGCGCTCATGAGCCATAGGGAAGGCATAGCCTTCGAGACGGAGCTGGAGAGCGACGTGGCACCGATATGGGAGGTCGTGGAGGGGGTGGCAAAAGCGATAGGCTGGGAGAACATCCACGCCATGAAGGACCCAACCAGGGGCGGGCTCAGTAATGCTCTCAACGAGATGGCGGGCAAGGCCAACGTGGGAATACTCATCAGGGAATCCGACGTCCCGATCCGGCCGGAGGTGAGGGCCGCGAGCGACATGCTCGGCATAAGCCCCTTCGATGTGGCCAACGAGGGTAAGGTTGTTATGGTGGTCTCAAGGGAGCACGCGGAGGATGCCCTCAAGGCCATGAGGGGCACCGAGAGGGGGAAGAACGCCGCCATAATAGGGGAGGTCATTGAGAAGTATCCGGGCAGGGTTCTCGTTGAGACCGGAATCGGAGGAAAGCGCTTCCTTGAACCGCCTGTGGGCGACCCCGTTCCGCGAGTGTGCTGA
- a CDS encoding RNA-guided endonuclease InsQ/TnpB family protein produces MKRTVTVKLQPSKEQEKTLKELVLISSKVWNRVNYLRRQEFFEGKPIDFLKTEKVAYEEFKAEIGSATVQQICRKNAEAWRSFFALIRTKRSGELPKWFKPKPPNYIKEGGLILLRNDQYKIEGNKFILKGLGKFKRLEVQFKGRIHLKGKQGRLEITYDPIKRKWYAHISYTVEETLWGEEWVELPREPLGNLSAGIDLGVNNLMAVYVENGESFLVNGRPLKSIAFYWRRRIADHQSKLNKSGSKKSRKLSRMHQKAKLQAKHYINAAVRQTVERLYQMCVSRIVVGYPKGIARNSDKGKKQNYLLSHVWRFNTVIKRLKEVAEEYGIRVFVVDEAFTSKTCPVCGKPHDGARFVRGLFKCPATGLVFNADLVGAFNILKKAVKTITPNLPGLSASRGNWGKTLPEGLKTRFSLGLNETPRTFSHSARG; encoded by the coding sequence ATGAAGCGAACAGTGACGGTAAAACTCCAACCCTCAAAAGAACAGGAGAAAACCCTCAAAGAGTTAGTTCTCATCAGTTCCAAAGTCTGGAACAGAGTAAACTACCTCCGCAGGCAAGAATTCTTTGAAGGAAAGCCGATAGATTTTCTCAAAACAGAGAAAGTGGCCTATGAGGAGTTTAAGGCTGAGATAGGCTCGGCAACAGTCCAGCAAATTTGCAGGAAGAACGCCGAAGCTTGGCGTTCATTCTTTGCCCTCATAAGAACCAAGAGAAGTGGAGAACTTCCCAAGTGGTTCAAGCCAAAACCACCAAACTACATCAAGGAAGGTGGCTTAATCCTCCTCAGGAACGACCAATACAAGATTGAAGGGAACAAGTTTATTCTCAAAGGCCTTGGAAAGTTCAAGAGGCTGGAAGTCCAGTTCAAGGGAAGAATACACTTAAAGGGAAAACAGGGGAGACTGGAAATAACCTATGACCCAATCAAAAGAAAGTGGTATGCTCACATTTCATATACGGTAGAGGAAACACTTTGGGGTGAGGAATGGGTCGAACTCCCAAGAGAACCTTTAGGTAATCTTTCAGCGGGAATAGACTTGGGAGTGAACAATTTAATGGCCGTTTACGTGGAGAACGGAGAGAGCTTCTTAGTGAATGGAAGACCGCTGAAAAGCATAGCATTCTACTGGCGGAGGAGAATAGCCGATCATCAGTCCAAACTCAACAAATCAGGATCTAAGAAGAGTAGAAAACTCTCAAGAATGCACCAGAAGGCTAAACTTCAGGCTAAACACTACATCAACGCGGCAGTAAGGCAAACCGTTGAAAGGCTCTATCAGATGTGTGTCTCCAGAATAGTAGTTGGTTACCCAAAGGGAATAGCGAGAAACTCCGACAAAGGCAAAAAACAGAATTATCTCCTCTCCCACGTCTGGCGGTTCAACACGGTGATAAAACGGCTCAAGGAAGTTGCCGAAGAGTATGGTATTCGGGTTTTTGTTGTTGATGAGGCTTTCACTTCGAAAACTTGCCCCGTTTGCGGGAAGCCTCATGATGGGGCTCGTTTTGTTCGGGGTTTGTTTAAGTGTCCCGCAACGGGGCTTGTCTTCAATGCAGACCTTGTTGGAGCGTTTAACATTTTGAAAAAGGCTGTGAAAACCATAACCCCGAACTTGCCGGGCTTGTCGGCAAGTAGGGGTAACTGGGGGAAGACCCTCCCGGAGGGGTTGAAGACCCGTTTTAGTTTGGGTCTGAATGAGACTCCTCGAACCTTCTCGCACTCGGCGAGGGGTTAA
- a CDS encoding DUF2666 family protein produces the protein MKIEDHVMFTAKHEKWEVGEKLIVMEDENVAHFLAKVANTVNGKIGEYLIDVVNVAAIVSLAEDISGEGDVREAFKTLKSPGTSRKLGQLVMETDKKLKKLLVDVAKAYLVRETLARLSLPVDYPEEPITELKVVLPFHGEHVNFTAKHVKDGEKWIVVKRLMIDEETTFTEVARLLASINETATLKIAPYAGIDLKGIEEYFSGVSKKTKGDALIAAVEKLLHFPAENYAPEEFAGHARVYALRTLLEKLGLNLDIPAKSLEKYLEKKG, from the coding sequence ATGAAGATAGAAGACCACGTGATGTTTACTGCCAAGCACGAGAAGTGGGAGGTTGGGGAGAAGCTCATAGTGATGGAAGATGAAAACGTGGCCCACTTTCTGGCAAAGGTCGCCAACACGGTCAACGGAAAGATTGGGGAGTACCTGATAGACGTTGTGAACGTTGCCGCCATTGTGAGCCTCGCCGAGGATATCTCGGGGGAAGGGGACGTCAGGGAGGCATTCAAAACCCTCAAATCCCCCGGAACCTCAAGGAAGCTCGGCCAGCTGGTTATGGAGACCGACAAGAAGCTTAAGAAACTGCTCGTTGACGTGGCGAAGGCTTACCTCGTGCGGGAAACCCTTGCCAGGCTCAGCCTCCCGGTGGACTATCCGGAGGAGCCAATAACGGAGCTCAAGGTTGTCCTTCCCTTCCACGGCGAGCACGTGAACTTCACCGCCAAACACGTTAAGGACGGAGAGAAGTGGATAGTGGTCAAGAGGCTCATGATAGACGAGGAGACCACCTTCACGGAGGTGGCAAGGCTTCTCGCCAGCATAAACGAGACCGCGACCCTTAAAATAGCCCCCTACGCCGGCATAGACCTAAAGGGTATAGAGGAGTACTTCTCGGGCGTCAGCAAGAAGACGAAGGGGGACGCCCTCATCGCCGCGGTCGAGAAACTCCTCCACTTCCCCGCGGAGAACTACGCCCCGGAGGAGTTTGCCGGGCACGCGAGGGTCTACGCGTTAAGGACTCTCCTGGAGAAGCTCGGCCTGAACCTCGACATCCCCGCCAAGAGCCTCGAGAAATATTTGGAAAAGAAGGGCTAA